One window of Alteromonas sp. LMIT006 genomic DNA carries:
- a CDS encoding monovalent cation/H+ antiporter subunit A, whose protein sequence is MSLFTVVALLLFGALVPLMTERFGRAINTLSTMLPPAIGFVYVCSLIDNVIAGERIVEYLEWIPAAGLTLSMHLDGLALMFALLILGIGLLIILYASYYLSDKEATGRFYGYLILFMTAMLSIVLSNNVLQMWMAWEVTSISSFLLISYWGHKSESRKGARMALTITGAGGLALLAGLLLIGQVVGSYELSVILASGDLLTSHALYPVILILVLLGAFTKSAQFPFHFWLPHAMAAPTPVSAYLHSATMVKAGIFLMARLYPVLAGTDMWFLIVTSAGLITLLLGAYVALFKHDLKGLLAYSTISHLGLITLLLGLDTRLAAVAALFHIMNHAVFKASLFMAAGIIDHESGTRDMRKLNGLWRFMPYTATLAMVAAASMAGVPLFNGFLSKEMFLAETLHQHAFGFLSWMIPVLATLAGIFSVAYSMRFIHDVFFNGEPIDLPKTPHEPPRVMKVPIEILVILCIAVGIFPAFMVGDFLAVAATSVLRVEELPYYSLAIWHGFNLPLLMSAIAISGGLIVYAYRSHLYRFQSQFMETDAKHIFEGAVQRIVNTAEHFYAMFDSGSLQRYVAALLIFTIVLIARPLFDFQNDFVIERMQPISGIEISAAVIMCLAAIATVVFHRQRLMALIAISVVGLIVSVSFARLSAPDLALTQLSVEVATVILLMLALFFLPKKTPSESSPSRVVRDLGIAAALGGLVATINYIFITQPLDSISDFYLANSKTGGGGTNAVNVILVDFRGLDTLGEILVLGIAALGIFKLMARIKLAMPTTDVKGRPWSTDRHPVILSMISQALLPLALLVSFYIFLRGHNLPGGGFIAGLITSIAIIQQYIAHGVEWVKPRVKVDYQNLIALGVLIAAFTGVASWGFGYPFMTTWFDYFDIPVIGEIELASALIFDLGVYLTVVGATLLILAHLGKLSTPERPKVET, encoded by the coding sequence ATGAGTTTGTTCACCGTAGTGGCATTGCTGCTGTTCGGCGCCTTAGTTCCTCTTATGACCGAACGTTTTGGTCGCGCTATCAATACCTTAAGTACTATGCTTCCTCCTGCAATAGGATTTGTGTATGTGTGCTCGCTAATTGATAACGTCATCGCAGGTGAGCGCATTGTCGAGTATTTAGAGTGGATCCCTGCTGCTGGCCTTACCTTATCAATGCACCTTGATGGACTCGCGTTAATGTTTGCGCTGCTGATCTTAGGTATTGGTTTACTGATTATATTGTACGCAAGTTATTACCTTTCAGATAAAGAGGCCACTGGACGATTTTATGGCTATTTAATCTTATTCATGACCGCAATGCTTTCCATCGTATTGTCCAACAATGTTTTGCAAATGTGGATGGCATGGGAAGTGACAAGCATCAGCTCGTTCTTGCTGATCAGTTACTGGGGTCATAAATCTGAGTCGCGCAAAGGTGCTCGTATGGCGCTGACCATTACCGGCGCAGGCGGGCTTGCTTTGCTTGCAGGATTACTGCTGATAGGGCAAGTGGTCGGAAGTTACGAATTATCGGTTATTTTGGCGAGCGGAGATTTGTTGACCAGCCATGCTCTGTATCCAGTTATTTTAATCTTAGTATTACTAGGTGCGTTCACTAAGTCAGCACAATTCCCATTTCATTTTTGGTTGCCTCATGCCATGGCAGCTCCTACACCAGTAAGTGCCTATTTGCATTCTGCGACCATGGTAAAAGCAGGAATCTTCTTGATGGCACGCCTCTATCCTGTCCTTGCAGGCACGGATATGTGGTTCTTAATAGTGACATCAGCAGGCTTAATAACCTTACTATTAGGCGCTTATGTTGCGCTATTTAAGCATGATCTAAAAGGGTTATTGGCTTACTCTACAATTTCTCATTTGGGTTTAATTACTCTGTTGCTTGGTTTAGATACCCGACTCGCAGCCGTTGCAGCCCTGTTTCATATTATGAACCATGCCGTATTCAAGGCCTCGTTGTTTATGGCCGCTGGTATTATTGATCACGAGTCTGGCACGCGTGATATGCGCAAACTCAATGGATTGTGGCGGTTTATGCCATACACTGCAACACTGGCAATGGTCGCAGCGGCTTCAATGGCGGGGGTACCCTTATTTAACGGTTTTCTGTCCAAAGAAATGTTCTTAGCTGAAACGCTGCACCAGCACGCATTTGGCTTTTTATCTTGGATGATCCCTGTTTTAGCTACTTTAGCAGGCATATTTTCTGTTGCGTATTCGATGCGCTTTATTCATGACGTGTTTTTTAATGGCGAGCCAATCGATCTGCCTAAGACCCCCCATGAACCGCCGCGCGTTATGAAGGTGCCAATCGAGATATTGGTCATCTTGTGTATCGCAGTCGGTATTTTCCCTGCGTTTATGGTCGGAGATTTTCTAGCTGTTGCAGCAACATCGGTATTACGTGTCGAAGAGCTACCTTATTACAGTCTAGCCATCTGGCACGGGTTTAATTTACCCTTGCTTATGAGTGCCATTGCGATAAGTGGTGGTTTGATCGTTTATGCCTATCGCAGTCATCTGTATCGATTCCAATCACAATTTATGGAAACGGATGCAAAACACATATTCGAAGGTGCTGTTCAGCGTATTGTCAATACAGCAGAACACTTTTATGCAATGTTTGATAGCGGTTCTTTGCAACGCTATGTGGCGGCATTGTTGATATTCACAATTGTTTTGATTGCTCGACCTTTGTTTGATTTTCAAAATGATTTTGTGATTGAGCGAATGCAACCGATTTCTGGAATTGAAATTTCGGCTGCGGTCATTATGTGTCTTGCAGCCATTGCCACAGTGGTATTTCATCGCCAAAGGTTGATGGCACTGATTGCGATATCAGTTGTCGGTTTGATAGTTTCTGTATCATTCGCTCGTCTTTCCGCTCCGGATTTGGCGCTTACCCAATTGTCTGTTGAGGTGGCCACAGTTATCTTGTTGATGCTGGCATTATTTTTCTTACCTAAAAAAACACCATCAGAAAGTTCACCCAGTCGCGTGGTGAGAGATTTGGGCATTGCGGCTGCCTTAGGTGGTTTGGTTGCGACGATTAATTATATTTTTATCACTCAACCGTTAGACAGTATCTCTGATTTCTATCTTGCCAACAGTAAAACCGGTGGTGGTGGCACCAATGCCGTCAATGTTATATTGGTGGACTTTCGTGGCTTAGACACCTTGGGCGAGATTCTCGTGCTAGGGATTGCTGCCTTAGGTATTTTCAAATTAATGGCGCGGATTAAACTCGCCATGCCGACGACAGATGTCAAGGGTCGTCCTTGGTCAACTGACCGTCACCCTGTTATTTTGTCGATGATATCGCAGGCATTGTTACCGCTGGCGTTACTTGTCTCATTCTATATCTTCTTACGAGGTCACAACTTACCAGGCGGTGGTTTTATTGCTGGCCTAATAACCTCTATCGCCATTATTCAGCAGTATATTGCCCATGGCGTCGAATGGGTCAAACCACGAGTGAAAGTCGATTATCAAAATCTCATTGCCTTGGGGGTATTAATCGCTGCCTTTACTGGGGTCGCAAGCTGGGGCTTCGGCTACCCATTTATGACGACTTGGTTCGATTATTTTGACATTCCAGTGATTGGCGAAATTGAATTAGCGAGTGCCCTGATATTCGATTTAGGTGTGTATTTAACAGTGGTTGGGGCAACCTTATTAATCTTGGCGCATTTGGGTAAGCTCTCAACGCCTGAAAGACCAAAGGTAGAAACATAA